From Pleurocapsa sp. PCC 7319:
TTTAAGAGAGCAAGAAGCTGAATTAGAGCTAGCTAAAACCAACTTAGAAAGAACTAAATTTTTAGTTAAGCAGGGAGCACAATCACAACAAGATTTAGACGATCGCACTAAAGATTTGGATGCGGCAAAAGCCCAGATAGATGCCCTCAAAGCAGCCTTAAATTCTAATCAAAAAGCTCTTAGGGCTAACCGAGAACGAGTCAACTCTGCTAGATCGGCGATCGCCAGGCAACAAGCGTCTCTTAAGCAAGCCCAGGCGAGGGTGGGCATAGCCACCGATAATCTAGATTTTAATCGCATTGTTGCGCCGATAGATGGCGTAGTGGCTAATATACAGCCCAAAGTTGGCGATTACTTAGAGGCAGGAGACCAAGTCACCAGTATCACTCACTCTCATACCTTAGAGTTAAATATTGGCGTTCCTGTAGAGCAGGCTTCTCGTCTAGAATTAGGATTACCCGTAGAAATTATCGACCGTCAGGGAAAGGCGATCTCCGAAGGAGATATTAGCTTTATTTCCCCCCGAGCCGATAGAAGTAGCCAAGCAATTTTAGTTAAAGCGGTATTCAACAACGACGGTAGATTGAGAGATGACAGCTTTGCCAGAGCCAGAATTATTTGGTCAGAACAAACTGGGATTTTAATCCCTACCGAAGCCGTGTCCCGTATTGCTGGCAAAAACTTTGTCTTTGTTGCTCAAGAAGCCGAACAAGAAGATGGCTCAACCGCTCTTGTCGCCAAACAAAGACTGGTTGAACTAGGGGCGATTCAGGGTCAGTCATATCAAGTTATTTCAGGTTTATCATCGGGCGATAAATTAATTACCTCTGGCATTCTTAATCTTGCTGATGGCACTCCCATCTCGACAGAATCCGTTACTAGCCAGGTAATCAGTAATCAGTAATCAGTAATCAGTAATCAAAATGCTTTTGAGTATTGCCAATACTTTTATCAAACGCCCAGTATTAACGACGGTATGTGCTGCCATAATCGTCTTGATTGGGGGTATCAGTATTCCCATGCTGCCAATCTCCCAATTACCTCAAGTGGCCCCAATTCAGGTAGAAGTGAATTCTTCTTACATTGGTGCTGATGCTGAGACAACGGAAACCAACGTTACCTCCATTATTGAGCGAGAAATTAATGGGGTGGAGAATATGAGCTACATATCGTCTAATACGAGTAATGATGGTATTAGCAATATTGTGGTTTCTTTTCCTCCCAGTACAGATCGGGATATTGCTCAGGTCAACGTACAGAATCGAGTTGCCCTATCAGAGCCACAGTTACCAGGGTCGGTACAACAAACTGGAGTAACGGTTCAGAAATCTTCCCCAGACTTATTGCTGGGGATTGCTTTTTATGCGGAAAATGGCGAATATGATGACTTATTTCTCAGTAATTATCTCGATCTTTATCTAGTTGATCAGGTAAAGAGAATTGAAGGGGTCGGACGAGCTATTATTTTCGGGGAAAGAAAATATGCGATGCGCCTTTGGCTCGATCCTGATGCTCTTGCCGCGCGTAATTTAGGCTCAGAAGACGTGGTTGCCGCCCTAGAAGAACAAAATATTCAAGTGGGTGCCGGTAAAATTGGTCAACAGCCTTCTCCCAATGAGCAAAGATTTGAGTTTACTCTCCGCGCTGCCAGTAGATTAGAGAGCGTGAAAGAATTTGAAAATTTAGTAGTAGGCAGAGGAGAGCAAGGTAATTTAATTAAGCTCAAGGATGTTGGCAGAGCTGAATTAGGGGCAGAAAATTATGATACTACGGCTAAATTCAAGGGCAATCCTGCCGTCGGGATGGGGGTATTTCAGCTTCCTGGTAGTAACGCTTTAGAAGTTGGTAGTGCAGTTAAAGAAGTAGTTGCCGAATTAGCAAATGACTTTCCGCCAGGAATGAATTATGAAATTGCTCTAGATACCACTGAATTTGTGCAAGTATCGATGACAGAGGTAGTTAAAACTCTGGTGCAGGCAATTTTATTGGTAGTCTTAATCATTTTTATTTTCCTCCAAGACTGGCGTACCACGATTATTCCCGCGATCGCCATTCCTGTATCTTTAATTGGAGCCTTTGCCTTCCTGAATGTTTTTGGGTTTCAGATCAATACTCTTACTCTGTTTGCGATGGTGCTGTCTACAGGGTTGGTAGTAGACGATGGCATCGTGGTAGTAGAAGCGATCGCGACCAAGGTGGAACGGGGAATGAAACCGCGGATTGCAGCGATCGACACAATGAACGAGTTAAGCGGAGCGGTAATTGCTACATCTTTGGTCTTGGCAGCAGTATTTATTCCTGTGTCCTTCTTCCCTGGTTCAACGGGAGTGATCTTTAAACAGTTTGCTTTAACCATTGTCTTTGCGATCACTCTTTCAACTTTTAACGCTCTAACTTTCTCTCCTACAATGGCAGGTCTTTTATTGCGCCCAGCCAAGGAAAGAAAAGGGGTTTTAGGCTGGTTTTTCAACAAGTTTAATCAGGTATTTGGCTGGATTACAGCCAAATATGCCCAGGCGATTACATTTTTA
This genomic window contains:
- a CDS encoding efflux RND transporter periplasmic adaptor subunit — its product is MTHNSVHASKAIGISLLFLVLTGCGKQPVAQTPPAAVAVEIEDLGSNKVRTSSEFVGNLEAKQRVALAPRVDGRVVEIAVQEGDQVKKGDLIFQLQLTREQGEVEAAQSEVNIQRANVSNAEAELRATEAEVASAEAAVEQSQADLREQEAELELAKTNLERTKFLVKQGAQSQQDLDDRTKDLDAAKAQIDALKAALNSNQKALRANRERVNSARSAIARQQASLKQAQARVGIATDNLDFNRIVAPIDGVVANIQPKVGDYLEAGDQVTSITHSHTLELNIGVPVEQASRLELGLPVEIIDRQGKAISEGDISFISPRADRSSQAILVKAVFNNDGRLRDDSFARARIIWSEQTGILIPTEAVSRIAGKNFVFVAQEAEQEDGSTALVAKQRLVELGAIQGQSYQVISGLSSGDKLITSGILNLADGTPISTESVTSQVISNQ